The following are encoded together in the Nitrospinota bacterium genome:
- a CDS encoding aspartate kinase, with amino-acid sequence MRLVIQKYGGTSVGSIEKIKAIAKKVADRKKEGADIIVVVSAMAGETDKLVNMAHQISEIPERREFDMLLSTGERVTIALLTMALQSLGCDAISLTGRQSGIITNSSYTRAKIKYITGKRIRDALNQGKVVVVAGFQGIDEHENVTTLGRGGSDTTAVAIAATLKAEVCEIYTDVEGVFTTDPNIVPHARKLDKISYEEMLEMASLGAKVLHSRCLEFGKKYKIPILVKSTFGGGEGTLVTDEVNMEESVVIGIAYNKNQAKITIAGVPDRPGIAAQIFGKVSQADIVVDMIIQNVSEGGLTDVSFTVQKSDAKKTFLLMKELVPEIGAEDVKIDENITKISIIGAGMQGQSGIATTMFSSLAKENINIMMISTSEIKISCVIDTKYTELAVRVLHDAFGLEKPKG; translated from the coding sequence ATGAGGTTAGTTATTCAAAAATATGGAGGGACTTCAGTAGGAAGCATTGAAAAGATTAAGGCGATTGCAAAGAAAGTTGCTGATAGAAAAAAAGAAGGTGCTGATATTATAGTTGTTGTTTCAGCAATGGCAGGAGAGACCGATAAATTGGTCAACATGGCTCATCAGATTTCTGAAATTCCTGAGAGAAGAGAGTTTGATATGCTCCTCTCCACAGGAGAGAGAGTAACCATTGCGCTTCTTACAATGGCTCTTCAATCTTTGGGTTGCGATGCTATATCCCTAACAGGACGACAGAGCGGTATTATTACCAATAGTTCCTATACAAGAGCCAAGATAAAATATATTACAGGAAAAAGGATAAGGGATGCTCTGAATCAAGGCAAGGTAGTTGTGGTTGCAGGATTTCAAGGTATTGATGAACATGAAAATGTTACAACTTTAGGGAGAGGTGGTTCTGATACCACTGCCGTGGCTATAGCAGCGACCCTTAAGGCTGAAGTTTGTGAAATTTATACTGATGTAGAGGGTGTGTTCACAACAGATCCAAATATCGTTCCTCATGCCAGGAAGTTAGATAAAATATCGTACGAAGAGATGTTAGAAATGGCAAGTTTAGGAGCGAAGGTATTGCATTCAAGATGTTTAGAATTTGGTAAAAAATATAAGATTCCCATTTTAGTCAAATCTACCTTTGGAGGAGGTGAAGGTACATTGGTAACAGATGAGGTTAATATGGAAGAGAGTGTGGTTATAGGTATTGCATATAATAAGAATCAGGCAAAGATAACCATTGCAGGGGTGCCTGATAGACCTGGGATAGCTGCTCAAATTTTTGGTAAGGTTTCACAGGCTGATATTGTTGTCGATATGATTATTCAGAATGTCAGTGAGGGCGGGTTGACTGACGTTTCTTTTACAGTCCAAAAGAGTGATGCAAAAAAGACCTTTCTTCTGATGAAAGAGCTTGTTCCAGAGATCGGGGCAGAAGATGTTAAAATTGATGAGAACATAACCAAGATATCCATTATTGGAGCAGGCATGCAGGGACAGTCCGGCATAGCAACAACTATGTTTTCGTCCCTAGCAAAAGAGAATATAAACATTATGATGATCAGTACTTCAGAGATTAAGATATCATGTGTTATTGATACAAAGTATACTGAACTGGCTGTTAGGGTCTTGCATGATGCCTTTGGTCTAGAAAAACCAAAAGGCTGA